A single genomic interval of Zingiber officinale cultivar Zhangliang chromosome 4A, Zo_v1.1, whole genome shotgun sequence harbors:
- the LOC121972811 gene encoding mannose-specific lectin-like, translating to MAALVTLSAAAVLLGLLLPSAMANNNVLLRGDKLFPGESLTEGTYEFIMQDHCMLVLKDNGNEVWSFQGNGRSCYAFFDTDGNFRIFNENGNMDNEFNTIPGSILVLQPDGHVVIYSVPIWTIPEDEPRNRKMAMVTKH from the coding sequence ATGGCTGCCCTTGTCACGCTCTCTGCTGCTGCTGTCCTCCTCGGACTCCTCCTGCCTTCCGCCATGGCCAACAACAACGTTCTCTTACGCGGCGACAAGCTGTTCCCCGGCGAATCCCTCACCGAAGGGACCTATGAATTCATCATGCAGGACCACTGCATGCTCGTCCTCAAAGACAACGGCAATGAAGTGTGGTCCTTCCAAGGCAACGGCCGAAGCTGCTACGCCTTCTTCGATACCGACGGCAACTTCCGCATCTTCAACGAAAACGGTAACATGGATAACGAGTTCAACACCATCCCCGGCTCCATCCTCGTCCTGCAGCCCGACGGCCACGTCGTCATCTACAGTGTTCCTATATGGACTATCCCTGAGGATGAACCCAGGAACAGGAAGATGGCCATGGTGACTAAACATTAG